A single genomic interval of Terriglobus albidus harbors:
- a CDS encoding ribonucleoside-diphosphate reductase subunit alpha codes for MATLSTHPISQTSLHDVHPGFPAPASETAVMHVRKRNGSLEPVDVNKIVRAVQRCAQGLNGVDAIRVASKTIGGLYDGATTRELDKISIDTAAALIAEEPQYSRLAARLLLATIHKEVANQNLHSFSQSIAYGNAEGVVNKAVAEFVNTHARKLNHAIDDEFSDRFEYFGLRTVYDRYLLRDPISRSVIETPQYFFLRVSCGLAGTPAEAIEFYRLIASHEYMPSSPTLFNSGTKHAQMSSCYLHDSPSDSLESIYDAYKSVAMLSKFSGGIGLAFHRVRSEGSLIRATNGLSNGIVPWLRTLDSSVAAVNQGGKRKGACCVYLEPWHADIEQFLELRDNTGDHARRTYNLNLANWIPDLFMERVDADGMWSLFDPKDVPHLPDLFGDAFKASYEQAEADKKYARQVKARDLYARMMRTLAETGNGWMTFKDACNVKCNQTGAPGNTVHLSNLCTEITEVSSKDETAVCNLGSINLALYLTPESKFDFAKLAETVRIAVPMLDRVIDINYYPVEPAAKSNAKWRPVGLGLMGLQDVFFQMKIAFDSREARELSRKIQEEIYYHALVASNQLAERFGAHEAFAQSRLAEGKLQFDLWNIVPEDTARWDELRERIKQFGVRNSLLIAIAPTATIASIVGCYECIEPQISNLFKRETLSGEFLQVNKYLVNDLKERGLWNEEMRQRLKLSEGSVQGIDELPDDLKLVYRTVWEIPMRSLIDMARDRGAYIDQSQSLNLFAESPNIGKLSSMYMYAWKNGIKTTYYLRSRPATRIAKTTIQGSSARQTAPAAAPVATTTYTPSEAIACSLENPESCEACQ; via the coding sequence ATGGCCACCCTCTCCACCCATCCCATTTCGCAGACCTCACTGCATGATGTACATCCGGGTTTTCCCGCGCCTGCCTCGGAAACCGCGGTCATGCATGTGCGCAAGCGCAACGGCTCGCTGGAGCCGGTCGACGTCAATAAGATCGTGCGTGCGGTACAGCGCTGCGCCCAGGGCCTGAATGGAGTCGATGCGATCCGTGTCGCATCGAAGACCATCGGCGGCCTGTACGACGGTGCAACCACCCGGGAACTGGACAAGATTTCCATCGACACCGCCGCGGCGCTGATCGCCGAGGAGCCGCAATACTCACGCCTGGCGGCGCGCCTGCTGCTGGCCACCATTCACAAAGAGGTGGCCAACCAGAACCTGCACTCGTTCTCGCAGTCCATTGCTTATGGAAACGCCGAGGGTGTAGTGAACAAGGCGGTTGCCGAGTTTGTGAATACGCATGCCCGCAAGCTGAATCACGCCATCGACGATGAGTTCAGCGACCGTTTCGAATACTTCGGCCTGCGCACCGTATATGACCGCTATCTGCTGCGCGACCCCATCTCGCGGAGCGTGATCGAGACGCCGCAGTACTTCTTCCTCCGCGTCTCTTGCGGCCTGGCCGGCACACCGGCCGAGGCGATCGAGTTCTATCGCCTGATCGCCTCGCACGAGTACATGCCCTCTTCACCGACGCTTTTCAACTCCGGCACCAAGCATGCGCAGATGTCGAGCTGCTACCTGCACGACTCTCCTTCAGACTCGCTGGAGTCGATCTACGACGCGTATAAGTCGGTGGCGATGCTCTCGAAGTTCTCCGGCGGCATCGGCCTTGCCTTCCACCGCGTCCGCAGCGAAGGCTCTCTGATCCGCGCCACCAACGGCCTGAGCAATGGCATTGTGCCGTGGCTGCGCACCCTGGACTCCTCAGTTGCCGCGGTCAACCAGGGTGGCAAGCGTAAGGGCGCCTGCTGCGTCTACCTCGAGCCCTGGCACGCCGACATCGAACAGTTCCTGGAGCTGCGCGACAACACCGGCGATCACGCCCGCCGCACCTACAACCTGAACCTCGCCAACTGGATCCCCGACCTCTTCATGGAACGCGTGGATGCCGACGGCATGTGGTCACTCTTCGACCCGAAGGATGTTCCGCATCTACCTGATCTCTTCGGCGATGCCTTCAAGGCTTCGTATGAGCAGGCTGAGGCAGACAAGAAGTATGCGCGCCAGGTGAAGGCCCGCGATCTCTACGCCCGCATGATGCGCACGCTGGCGGAGACCGGCAATGGCTGGATGACCTTCAAGGATGCCTGCAATGTGAAGTGCAACCAGACCGGCGCTCCCGGCAACACCGTCCATCTCTCGAACCTGTGCACCGAGATCACCGAGGTGAGCAGCAAAGACGAGACCGCAGTCTGCAACCTGGGTTCCATCAACCTGGCCCTGTATCTCACTCCAGAAAGCAAGTTCGACTTTGCCAAGCTGGCCGAGACGGTTCGTATCGCTGTACCGATGCTCGACCGCGTGATCGACATCAACTACTACCCGGTCGAACCCGCAGCGAAGTCCAACGCCAAGTGGCGTCCGGTAGGCCTGGGCCTGATGGGGCTGCAGGATGTCTTCTTCCAGATGAAGATCGCCTTCGACTCGCGCGAGGCTCGTGAGCTCTCGCGCAAGATTCAGGAAGAGATCTACTATCACGCTCTGGTAGCCAGCAATCAGCTCGCTGAGCGTTTCGGCGCTCACGAAGCCTTCGCACAGAGCCGTCTGGCCGAGGGCAAGCTGCAGTTCGATCTCTGGAACATCGTTCCTGAAGATACGGCTCGCTGGGACGAGCTCCGCGAGCGCATCAAGCAGTTCGGCGTTCGTAACTCGCTGCTCATCGCCATCGCTCCGACGGCCACCATCGCGTCGATCGTCGGTTGCTACGAGTGCATCGAGCCCCAGATCTCCAACCTCTTCAAGCGCGAGACGCTGTCGGGCGAGTTCCTCCAGGTGAACAAGTACCTGGTCAACGATCTGAAGGAACGCGGCCTCTGGAACGAGGAGATGCGCCAACGTCTGAAGCTGAGCGAAGGCTCTGTACAGGGCATCGACGAGCTGCCGGATGATCTGAAGCTGGTCTACCGTACTGTGTGGGAGATTCCCATGCGCTCGCTGATCGATATGGCGCGCGATCGCGGAGCCTACATCGACCAGTCGCAGAGCCTGAATCTCTTCGCCGAAAGCCCGAACATCGGCAAGCTGTCTTCGATGTATATGTATGCCTGGAAGAACGGCATCAAGACCACCTACTACCTGCGCTCGCGCCCGGCGACGCGTATCGCCAAGACCACCATCCAGGGCTCCAGCGCGCGGCAGACTGCCCCGGCAGCCGCTCCCGTCGCTACCACAACCTACACGCCCTCTGAGGCAATCGCCTGCTCGCTCGAGAATCCCGAGAGCTGCGAAGCCTGCCAGTAA
- a CDS encoding DUF6326 family protein, with protein sequence MLDDIKVHVRFKLSALWCSVMFCYIYGDYFELYQPGKLPQMLSGRTALGSTTQGALLGMAAVMAIPSLMVFLSLTLPAAVSRWLNIVFGVLYTVIMVLAIQGSWHFYAFFGMVEMMLTLAIVWYAWTWQKQSAS encoded by the coding sequence TTGCTGGACGATATCAAGGTGCATGTACGGTTCAAGCTCTCTGCTTTATGGTGCTCCGTGATGTTCTGCTACATCTACGGTGACTACTTCGAGCTCTATCAGCCTGGGAAATTACCGCAGATGTTATCCGGCAGGACAGCATTGGGCTCGACAACCCAGGGTGCTCTCCTGGGAATGGCCGCAGTCATGGCGATTCCAAGCCTGATGGTCTTTCTATCACTCACTCTGCCGGCAGCCGTCAGTCGCTGGCTGAACATTGTCTTCGGCGTCCTGTACACGGTGATCATGGTGCTGGCCATACAGGGAAGCTGGCACTTCTATGCATTTTTCGGAATGGTCGAGATGATGCTGACGCTTGCGATTGTCTGGTATGCCTGGACCTGGCAAAAACAGTCAGCCTCATAA
- a CDS encoding GNAT family N-acetyltransferase, with translation MFADLSLAHRLELAEGHACLDFAHTRKRLTPESSTAWDAAHGAIAVFDGPDSPLTQTFGLGITSRDSYEGSLEMLEQFFFSRGAPANHEVSPLTGLALHQLLCKRDYQPIEMSSVMYQPAHCPEVPAVVDVRIVKQDQADLWGRVGADAWAADHPEFREFLLDMGKISTSRENTHCFLAIVDGEPAATAVLHVHGGVALFAGSATLPGLRRRGAQSALLNARMRHACALGCDLFMMVSEPGSTSQRNAERNGFRIAYTRTKWQLVPPAIG, from the coding sequence ATGTTCGCTGACCTATCTCTCGCCCATCGGCTGGAGCTCGCCGAAGGCCATGCCTGCCTGGATTTCGCTCATACCCGCAAACGCCTTACCCCCGAAAGCAGCACTGCCTGGGATGCGGCGCATGGCGCCATTGCGGTTTTCGACGGACCCGACTCTCCGCTGACTCAAACCTTCGGCCTGGGAATCACAAGTCGGGATAGCTATGAAGGAAGCCTTGAAATGCTGGAGCAGTTCTTCTTCTCGCGCGGCGCCCCGGCCAACCACGAGGTCTCGCCGCTGACTGGTCTCGCGCTGCATCAACTGCTCTGCAAACGCGACTATCAGCCGATCGAGATGAGCAGTGTGATGTATCAGCCCGCGCATTGCCCTGAGGTCCCCGCAGTCGTCGATGTGCGCATCGTGAAGCAAGACCAGGCTGACCTGTGGGGCCGCGTTGGCGCGGATGCGTGGGCGGCAGACCATCCTGAGTTCCGAGAGTTCCTGCTGGATATGGGAAAGATCTCGACCAGCCGGGAGAATACCCACTGCTTTCTCGCAATCGTCGATGGAGAGCCGGCGGCGACGGCAGTACTGCACGTGCATGGCGGTGTAGCGCTCTTTGCCGGTTCTGCGACTCTTCCTGGTTTGCGACGGCGTGGAGCACAGTCAGCGCTGCTCAACGCACGTATGCGTCATGCCTGCGCACTGGGATGTGACCTCTTCATGATGGTGTCTGAGCCAGGCAGCACTTCACAACGTAATGCTGAACGCAATGGTTTCCGTATTGCCTATACACGGACGAAGTGGCAGCTTGTTCCACCGGCGATTGGTTAA
- a CDS encoding TetR/AcrR family transcriptional regulator, with protein sequence MSKRDTILKSAETLIRREGSQQLTLDRVAERAQVSKGGLLYHFPSKEELVAGLVARTIEYFDRDLATAKAELPDRPGRNTLAFVLASLEGRWAQDAGLSPERLDVFASAIAAASTDMKLVEPMREAYARWQALLEHDGIDPITATIVRLAVDGLWFTEMFGFDDAICTGERRAQIMTRLKEMCTAEPQSTSKRKSRRGKA encoded by the coding sequence ATGAGCAAGCGCGACACAATTCTTAAAAGCGCCGAGACTCTGATCCGCAGAGAGGGCTCGCAGCAGTTGACCCTCGACCGCGTTGCCGAGAGAGCCCAGGTCAGCAAGGGAGGGCTGCTGTATCACTTTCCTTCCAAGGAAGAGCTGGTCGCCGGACTGGTGGCGCGCACCATTGAGTACTTCGATCGTGATCTCGCGACAGCCAAGGCAGAGCTTCCTGACAGACCCGGGCGCAATACGCTGGCCTTTGTTCTGGCGTCACTCGAAGGCCGCTGGGCGCAGGATGCAGGCCTCTCTCCAGAGCGTCTGGACGTTTTTGCCTCGGCGATTGCCGCTGCCTCCACGGATATGAAACTCGTGGAGCCCATGCGTGAGGCTTACGCGCGCTGGCAGGCTTTACTGGAGCACGATGGGATAGACCCTATTACTGCGACAATTGTGCGGCTGGCGGTGGATGGCCTTTGGTTCACCGAGATGTTCGGCTTCGACGACGCCATCTGTACCGGCGAGCGCCGCGCACAGATCATGACGCGACTGAAAGAGATGTGTACCGCGGAACCGCAGTCGACATCCAAGCGTAAGAGCAGGAGAGGGAAGGCCTGA
- a CDS encoding GNAT family N-acetyltransferase: protein MITIRPVTEDDATEVARLAGELGYSTTPTEIAERIARQTKVPGRAVFVACDSERVAGFIDLSTEMHLHTTPKGRIDGLVVSESVRGKGVGALLCRHAEEWARQQGLKTMMLTSRSTRERAHAFYERDGYRRTKTSYLFEKEL from the coding sequence ATGATCACGATCCGTCCCGTTACCGAAGACGATGCAACCGAAGTAGCCCGGCTCGCAGGCGAGCTGGGCTATTCCACTACGCCCACTGAGATCGCGGAACGCATCGCGCGCCAGACGAAAGTGCCTGGACGCGCTGTCTTTGTCGCCTGCGATAGTGAGCGGGTTGCAGGGTTCATCGACCTCTCCACAGAGATGCATCTGCACACCACTCCGAAAGGCCGCATCGACGGCCTGGTGGTCAGTGAGAGTGTCCGCGGCAAAGGTGTTGGTGCGCTGTTGTGCCGTCATGCGGAAGAGTGGGCGCGACAGCAGGGCCTGAAGACGATGATGCTGACCTCGCGATCTACACGCGAGCGGGCACATGCCTTCTACGAACGCGATGGCTACCGGCGTACAAAGACGTCATACCTTTTCGAGAAAGAGCTGTAG
- a CDS encoding transaldolase, translating into MATLLEQLKQYTTVVADTGDMQSMEKFKPTDATTNPSLITAAAIMPAYSHIVDEVLKKAKQKAGANADDKAIAAEAFKTLAVAFGKKILEIVPGRVSTEVDARLSYDKEKTIAVAHDIIKQYEDAGISRKRILIKIASTWEGIKAAEELEKEGIHCNLTLLFGLHQAIACAEAKVTLISPFVGRILDWYKKDTGKDYTGADDPGVQSVTRIYNYYKKFGYKTQVMGASFRNIGEIIELAGSDLLTISPKLLEELDSKDAPLEKKLDAEKAKAQEIEKITIDQATFEKMHAEDRMAHDKLKEGIEGFSKALEELEALLEKRLKEIAEPVTA; encoded by the coding sequence ATGGCGACCCTTTTGGAGCAGCTCAAGCAGTACACAACCGTCGTAGCCGACACCGGCGATATGCAGTCGATGGAGAAATTTAAGCCGACTGACGCCACCACCAACCCGTCCCTGATCACCGCCGCGGCGATCATGCCCGCCTATTCGCACATCGTGGACGAAGTGCTGAAGAAAGCCAAGCAGAAGGCCGGCGCCAACGCCGACGATAAGGCGATTGCCGCCGAAGCCTTCAAGACGCTGGCCGTCGCCTTCGGCAAGAAGATTCTTGAGATCGTTCCCGGCCGCGTGTCGACCGAGGTGGACGCTCGCCTCTCCTACGACAAAGAGAAGACGATCGCTGTCGCTCACGACATCATCAAGCAGTATGAAGATGCCGGCATCAGCCGCAAGCGCATCCTGATCAAGATTGCCTCGACCTGGGAAGGTATCAAAGCCGCTGAGGAGCTGGAGAAGGAAGGCATCCACTGCAACCTGACGCTGCTCTTCGGTCTCCACCAGGCCATTGCCTGCGCCGAAGCGAAGGTCACGCTGATCTCCCCGTTTGTCGGCCGCATCCTCGACTGGTACAAGAAGGACACCGGTAAGGACTACACCGGCGCCGATGACCCCGGCGTGCAGTCAGTTACCCGCATCTACAACTACTACAAGAAGTTCGGTTACAAGACCCAGGTGATGGGCGCCAGCTTCCGCAACATCGGCGAGATCATTGAGCTGGCCGGAAGCGACCTTCTGACCATCTCGCCCAAGCTGCTCGAAGAGCTGGACTCCAAGGACGCACCGCTCGAGAAGAAGCTGGATGCTGAGAAGGCCAAGGCGCAGGAGATCGAGAAGATCACGATCGATCAGGCTACCTTCGAGAAGATGCATGCCGAGGACCGCATGGCTCATGACAAGCTGAAGGAAGGCATCGAGGGCTTCTCCAAGGCGCTCGAGGAGCTGGAAGCTCTGCTCGAGAAGCGTCTCAAGGAGATCGCCGAGCCGGTCACAGCGTAA
- the shc gene encoding squalene--hopene cyclase produces MREQFGSAVPAIVSVGSLELDQQNEELSQQSITQLEQQLSLTAEALLRKQHADGYWCGDLTADSTLASDYVLLQLWLFPPEEGGAWTPPCAQRTAKLVRYLKACQLADGGWNLFAQGEADVNATVKAYTALKIMGEDVDSRCMRAARERILELGGLQACNSYTKINLSLFGLFPREFVPTVPAEIMIVPGSFLYEMSSWTRTIIVPLSIIQGLGAQRTAPSGMTLQELIYPGSPITMPRKDLTSELFLHADKLLKHWERRGVQKIRGRAIAAAERWMLEHLQHSEGLGAIYPSMMYAIMAMDSLGYERDQPDMIEAIRHFDELLLEREDVIEFQPCKSPVWDTAIAAFALGETGDIDTESMTRAADWLLSKEVRRKGDWSAKRPNLRPSGWAFEFANDFYPDIDDTAMVLLALQHIRASNPGRQARAEQRAIDWLLGMQSADGGWAAFDVDNDWQLLNKVPFADHNAMLDPTCADITGRVLEALSKRGLGPKHPAIVKGVQYLLSSQEQNGSWYGRWGVNYVYGTFLAMRGLIATGDSRAHSAVEKAARWLLSVQNKDGGWGESCVSYEVDRFVAAESTPTQTAWALVGLMASGKGRSSQVQRGIEWLLENQRADGDWDEALTTGTGFPNVFYLSYHLYRMYFPALALATYRRELMRAPMRMQATI; encoded by the coding sequence ATGAGAGAGCAGTTCGGCAGTGCCGTTCCAGCCATCGTAAGCGTCGGTAGTCTTGAATTAGACCAGCAGAACGAAGAGCTCAGCCAGCAGAGCATCACCCAGCTGGAGCAGCAGTTGTCGTTGACGGCCGAGGCTCTGCTGCGGAAGCAGCACGCCGATGGTTACTGGTGTGGCGACCTCACGGCAGACTCCACGTTGGCTTCCGATTACGTGTTGCTGCAGCTTTGGCTCTTCCCACCGGAGGAGGGCGGTGCGTGGACTCCCCCATGCGCCCAGCGTACAGCGAAGCTCGTCCGTTATCTAAAGGCCTGTCAGCTTGCCGACGGCGGATGGAATCTCTTCGCCCAGGGCGAAGCCGATGTGAACGCAACAGTGAAGGCCTATACCGCGCTCAAGATCATGGGTGAGGATGTGGACTCCCGGTGCATGCGCGCCGCTCGCGAGCGCATTCTGGAGCTTGGCGGGTTGCAGGCATGCAACAGCTACACCAAGATCAACCTGAGCCTCTTCGGTCTGTTCCCGCGTGAGTTTGTTCCCACGGTGCCGGCGGAGATCATGATTGTGCCGGGCAGCTTTCTCTACGAGATGTCGTCGTGGACACGCACCATCATTGTGCCGCTCTCCATCATTCAGGGTTTGGGCGCGCAGCGTACAGCTCCCTCGGGCATGACGCTGCAGGAGCTGATCTATCCCGGCTCGCCGATCACCATGCCGCGCAAGGACCTTACCTCCGAGCTCTTTCTTCATGCCGACAAGCTGCTCAAACACTGGGAGCGTCGAGGTGTGCAGAAGATCCGCGGCCGTGCGATTGCCGCCGCCGAGCGCTGGATGCTGGAGCATCTGCAGCACTCCGAAGGCCTGGGCGCCATCTATCCCTCGATGATGTACGCCATCATGGCCATGGATTCTCTCGGCTATGAGCGTGACCAGCCCGACATGATCGAGGCGATCCGCCATTTCGATGAACTGCTTCTGGAGCGCGAAGACGTCATCGAGTTTCAGCCCTGCAAATCTCCCGTGTGGGACACCGCCATTGCTGCCTTCGCTCTCGGTGAGACCGGAGACATCGACACCGAATCAATGACGCGCGCTGCCGACTGGCTGCTGAGCAAAGAGGTGCGGCGCAAGGGCGACTGGTCTGCCAAGCGCCCAAACCTTCGTCCCAGCGGCTGGGCCTTTGAGTTCGCCAACGACTTCTACCCCGATATCGACGATACGGCGATGGTGCTGCTTGCGCTGCAGCACATCCGCGCCTCAAATCCTGGGCGACAGGCGCGTGCGGAGCAACGGGCCATCGACTGGCTTCTCGGCATGCAATCGGCAGACGGAGGCTGGGCTGCCTTCGATGTCGATAACGACTGGCAACTGCTGAACAAGGTTCCTTTCGCGGATCACAATGCCATGCTCGACCCCACCTGCGCCGATATCACCGGCCGGGTGTTGGAGGCCTTGAGCAAGCGCGGTCTCGGGCCGAAGCACCCCGCAATCGTTAAGGGAGTGCAGTACCTGCTCAGTTCGCAGGAACAGAATGGAAGCTGGTACGGACGTTGGGGTGTGAACTATGTCTACGGCACCTTTCTGGCGATGCGCGGTCTTATTGCCACCGGAGACTCCCGTGCGCACAGCGCAGTGGAGAAAGCAGCGCGATGGTTGCTCTCGGTGCAGAACAAGGATGGCGGCTGGGGCGAAAGCTGTGTCAGCTATGAGGTTGATCGTTTTGTCGCCGCAGAGAGCACACCGACGCAGACCGCGTGGGCTCTGGTGGGCCTGATGGCCTCTGGTAAGGGGCGCTCGTCGCAGGTGCAGCGCGGCATAGAGTGGCTACTCGAAAATCAGCGGGCCGATGGCGATTGGGATGAAGCGCTGACGACGGGAACAGGCTTCCCCAATGTCTTCTACCTCAGCTATCACCTCTACCGGATGTACTTCCCGGCGTTGGCGCTTGCGACCTATCGCAGGGAGCTTATGCGAGCTCCCATGAGAATGCAGGCAACGATCTAG